Proteins encoded in a region of the Candidatus Paceibacterota bacterium genome:
- a CDS encoding phosphoribosyltransferase family protein produces MESRIPLCPHCAQQLVPNLNFYCPVCKKRLPDGGFQCDTHQTLPLRAIACLFDWQNPLMQKLILNFKYHNLVPLKNVFQIYMKTIFEQQLNFLAEQRYTIIPIPLSAQKLRQRGFNQAEIIIPPAISATLPIMANNLLRIKNNLPQALTRSALERAQNMSGAFAINSASAIAKKNFILIDDVYTTGATLNEAAKVLKNNGAKNIIGITLAGQIY; encoded by the coding sequence GTGGAAAGTCGCATCCCCTTGTGTCCCCATTGCGCCCAGCAGCTAGTACCCAATCTTAATTTTTATTGCCCCGTATGTAAAAAACGCCTACCTGATGGCGGCTTCCAATGCGACACCCATCAAACTCTTCCCTTGCGCGCTATTGCCTGCCTGTTTGATTGGCAAAACCCCTTGATGCAAAAATTGATTTTAAATTTTAAGTACCACAATCTTGTTCCCTTAAAAAATGTTTTTCAAATTTATATGAAAACCATTTTTGAACAGCAACTAAATTTCTTGGCGGAGCAGCGCTACACTATTATTCCTATTCCCTTAAGCGCCCAAAAATTAAGACAAAGGGGGTTTAATCAGGCAGAAATAATCATTCCTCCTGCAATTTCTGCGACTCTTCCGATTATGGCCAATAATCTTCTAAGAATAAAAAACAATCTTCCCCAAGCCTTAACCCGCTCTGCCCTAGAAAGAGCTCAGAACATGAGTGGAGCCTTCGCCATCAACAGTGCATCTGCCATTGCCAAAAAAAATTTTATTTTAATAGATGATGTCTATACCACTGGCGCCACTTTAAATGAAGCTGCTAAAGTACTGAAAAATAACGGAGCAAAAAACATTATTGGTATTACGCTCGCCGGTCAGATATATTAA